One uncultured Carboxylicivirga sp. genomic window, AGCTTCATTGATATTCTATTTACTGGTTACTTCCATCAATTTATTTGCTTCTGATAGTATCAGTATTCAGGGTGTATATTATCAATTAATGTTTCCTGCTTTCTTGCTTATTTTCTTTCCAACATCATACGGTATTCAGAACGATGAAGATGCCCGCATCCTTGAAATTCTCTTTGGAATTCCGAACTACCGGTATAAGATTTGGCTGTTTCGTCTGGCTATTTCATTTTTTATCGTTTTCTGGTTTGTATTTCTTATGGCATCCTTGAGTAGCGTTTTGCTTATTAATGTGCCTAAATGGGAGATGACCTTACGATTAATGATACCGGTTCTATTTATCGGAATGATGGGTTTCTTTTTTAGTACAATTGTAAAAAATGGGAATGGAACGGCAGTAGTTGTGGTAATTATTGGATTAATAGCCTGGTTTACCATGGCTTTTTTAGGGAATAGTGCCTGGAATTTGTTTTTAAATCCGTTTGAACTGCCCAATGATATGAGTGAGGCTGTTTGGGCGAATATTGTTATCAAGCATATTCGTACATGGTCAATAATTTCATTAGTAGCAGGATTGTGGGGTTTATTGAATCTTCAGAATCGAGAGAAATTTATAAAATAACAGAAAGTAAAAAAGCGCCGGAAAGGCGCTTTTTTAATATATAGTTGAATATTACATCTAACTTTCAGCCATTTTATCTTGATGACTAATAATGTCGCGGGCCATTTCTAATATTGTAGTATCATCCAGTTCCACAATTCCACCGTCAGGTCCTTGTTCGATATGAATTCCTACGCTTCTCCCTCGATCGTAGTTGGCACCGCCAAAGTAATTTCTTACAGTCTCTACGTCGAGGTGCAGTTCTTCTGCAATAGTCTTGATACTTCCGTCAGGCAGACTGTCTTTGATTCTCCTGAGCTGATTAAATGTTATTGTCGCTGTACTCATAATGAAAAGTTTTAAGTGACACAATACTGAGTAATAAATATAGAAAATTAATCGAGAAATTAAAATTAAATTAACATGAATATGCTGACTACAAGCTATTTTACATCACTAATTATGAATTTAAAAAGGATGGAACAGCAGTCTGTTAGTACAATTGAGATAGTTGGTTTATTTGAATTATTATTCAAATAAATAGAATAAATCAGATTTGCGTCAAATGATCAGATTGCGAATAATGTAGTAAATTGTAAACTATATATTACAATTGTAGAAATATACCATCTGTCTATTTATTCATACTCAAATAAGAATGTAAATTGAATATACTCAGTTTGGTTTTAATTAATGGTTAATCTTCTCAATAGGTAATGCATTAACTATATTTGTTGTGGTATTAAGAGCTAAATAGTAAATTCGCATCCTTAAAAGAAAATATTAAAATATGATACAACGTATTCAATCAATTTATTTGCTTATCAGTGGTTTGTTAACAGGAAGCATGTTTTTTGTACCATTGGCTGAGCTGGCTAATAATGACGGTTCATATACTCTTTTATACAGGGGATTGGCTGACAGCGAGCAGTTAACCACACCAACTCTTGCCTTAGCTATATTGGTTACCATTACTACATTAATTTCATTAATTAACATTTTTCTATATAAGAAAAGGTTAATTCAAATCAGGTTAGGTGGTTTAAATATGGGATTGCTGTTGGGTACTACTGGAATGATTTATTTCCTTGGTTCGCAGGTGGCAAAGAATCTGTCAGCAGAAATATCTTATAAGATA contains:
- a CDS encoding DNA-binding protein; this encodes MSTATITFNQLRRIKDSLPDGSIKTIAEELHLDVETVRNYFGGANYDRGRSVGIHIEQGPDGGIVELDDTTILEMARDIISHQDKMAES
- a CDS encoding DUF4293 domain-containing protein — protein: MIQRIQSIYLLISGLLTGSMFFVPLAELANNDGSYTLLYRGLADSEQLTTPTLALAILVTITTLISLINIFLYKKRLIQIRLGGLNMGLLLGTTGMIYFLGSQVAKNLSAEISYKIPMVFPIVALILTFLAIRSIGKDEALIKSMDRIR